Proteins encoded by one window of Clostridium bornimense:
- a CDS encoding secondary thiamine-phosphate synthase enzyme YjbQ encodes MKKLFRHDLRINKEQTMVSITDIIEEDINKSGIKDGIVIVFCPHTTAGITINENADPDVVRDIIYGLEKVYPTRDKNYKHFEGNSHAHMKASTMGASQTLIVDDGKMVLGIWQDIYFCEFDGPRDRKFFVKIMEG; translated from the coding sequence ATGAAAAAATTATTTAGGCATGATTTAAGAATTAATAAAGAACAAACAATGGTGAGTATAACAGATATTATAGAAGAAGATATTAATAAAAGTGGTATAAAAGATGGAATAGTTATAGTATTTTGTCCTCATACTACAGCAGGTATAACAATAAATGAAAATGCAGATCCAGATGTAGTAAGAGATATAATTTATGGCCTTGAAAAGGTATATCCTACAAGAGATAAAAATTATAAACATTTTGAGGGAAATTCTCATGCCCATATGAAAGCTTCTACAATGGGAGCTTCGCAAACTCTTATAGTAGATGATGGTAAGATGGTACTTGGAATTTGGCAAGATATATACTTTTGTGAGTTTGATGGGCCGAGAGATAGAAAATTTTTCGTTAAAATAATGGAAGGATAA
- a CDS encoding MerR family transcriptional regulator: MVNGKYTAGELAKLCGVSVRTIRYYDVKGLLKPIEYSEAGYRYYDDSSINTLQKILMLKYLGFSLEKIIEIINSNLGENLSQSLKEQRRLLMEKREHINLIINAVEEAERYSDSWESLIKIISLTNEKEEVIKQYSTDINLNKRMNIHDKFSTNSYGWHKWVFDKMKLKENMRILEIGCGNGALWLNNLNRIPKGCNIFLTDYSEGMLEKAKRNIISNNDVKFQFMQKDADNFEIDEDKFDIIIANHVLFYIKNREKLFYSIRRLLKNEGVFYCSTIGREHMLELHNLAYEFDERICIPHDEMCNEFSLENGKEQLSKAFNRVSRIDYEDSLIVDDSKALYDYVYSIPGNAANLIDNSKKDFKEFLDDKIEKEGAIYINKSTGIFRCH; this comes from the coding sequence ATGGTAAATGGAAAATATACAGCTGGTGAACTTGCGAAATTGTGTGGAGTTTCTGTAAGAACAATAAGATATTATGATGTAAAAGGATTATTGAAACCTATTGAATATTCTGAAGCTGGATATAGATATTATGATGATAGTTCAATTAATACATTACAAAAAATATTAATGCTAAAATATTTAGGATTTTCTTTAGAGAAGATTATTGAAATTATTAATAGCAATCTAGGGGAAAATTTGAGTCAGTCGCTTAAGGAACAAAGAAGACTACTTATGGAGAAAAGGGAACATATTAATTTAATAATTAATGCAGTAGAAGAAGCAGAAAGATATAGCGATAGCTGGGAGAGCTTAATTAAAATTATTAGTCTTACCAATGAAAAAGAAGAAGTAATAAAACAATATAGTACAGATATTAACCTTAATAAAAGAATGAATATTCATGATAAATTTAGTACTAATAGCTACGGATGGCATAAATGGGTGTTTGATAAAATGAAATTAAAAGAAAATATGAGGATTCTTGAAATCGGTTGTGGTAATGGAGCTTTGTGGTTAAATAACTTAAATAGGATTCCTAAAGGATGTAATATATTTCTAACAGATTATTCAGAAGGAATGTTAGAAAAGGCAAAAAGAAATATTATTAGTAATAATGATGTAAAATTTCAATTTATGCAAAAAGATGCTGATAATTTTGAAATAGATGAAGATAAATTTGATATTATTATTGCCAATCATGTATTGTTTTATATAAAAAATAGAGAAAAATTATTTTATAGTATTAGAAGACTTTTAAAGAATGAAGGTGTTTTTTATTGTTCTACTATAGGGAGAGAACACATGTTAGAACTTCATAATTTAGCATATGAGTTTGATGAAAGGATATGTATTCCACATGATGAAATGTGTAATGAATTTTCTTTAGAAAATGGTAAGGAGCAACTTAGTAAGGCATTTAATAGAGTTAGTAGAATTGATTATGAAGATAGTTTAATTGTTGATGATAGTAAAGCATTATATGATTATGTTTATTCAATTCCAGGTAATGCAGCGAATCTTATTGACAATTCTAAGAAAGATTTCAAAGAATTTTTAGATGATAAGATAGAAAAAGAAGGTGCTATTTATATTAATAAATCTACTGGAATTTTTAGATGTCATTAG
- the greA gene encoding transcription elongation factor GreA, translating to MNNKLTKENIKKLQEELDYRMTVKRAEIAKEKLIAAAHGDRSENAEYKEACANYRANDNRIQYLMTMISTAIIIDETDSDNSVLNLNSKAKIKFVDTNDEEIVTLVTTMDLDPENMHISIESGLGKALLGKTVGDIVEVEAPSNNYFVEILEIF from the coding sequence ATGAATAATAAGCTCACTAAAGAGAATATAAAAAAATTACAAGAAGAATTAGATTATAGAATGACTGTTAAAAGAGCTGAAATAGCTAAGGAAAAACTTATTGCTGCTGCTCATGGTGACCGTTCTGAAAATGCAGAATATAAAGAAGCTTGTGCAAATTATAGAGCCAATGATAACAGGATACAATATTTAATGACAATGATATCAACAGCTATTATTATCGATGAAACTGATAGCGATAATTCTGTCTTAAATCTTAATAGTAAAGCTAAAATTAAGTTTGTTGATACAAATGATGAAGAAATTGTTACTTTAGTAACTACTATGGATTTAGATCCAGAAAATATGCATATAAGTATCGAGTCTGGCTTAGGTAAAGCTTTACTTGGTAAAACTGTTGGAGATATTGTTGAAGTTGAAGCACCAAGTAATAACTATTTTGTAGAAATCCTCGAAATATTTTAA
- a CDS encoding 5-bromo-4-chloroindolyl phosphate hydrolysis family protein, whose amino-acid sequence MDRNDFSHLEDQIRATVENAARYVEFAKVRVNNTAEDTLNEVISKFKNTSDYFERKVQENISQYNYSKNRNDAIRVKDNVTNMYIAKKPAGRVSGIVLNVIGTIGTIGFAIPLVICSIIKISSEYALVGMNIAIYILALFFILSISLSYKGASLRNRVKRFRKYVRCLSGRNYCRIDELASSVAKNNSFVIKDLKKMIRLDMFREGHIDDEKSYFMLSNKVYEEYLNSKESYKRRKAEEENKDKNVDKDDDSEKSDIELISEMREKYISEIKYANDVIEEKEISMKLDRLERIVDEIFKQVEKNPEKLSEVRKFTNHYLPMTLKLVNSYKELNNQYIEGDNVKKAKIEIEKSIDLINGAFANLLDDLFEDVVLDISSDIEVLKTLFTQEGLTEDDFIKDDNDNNGGM is encoded by the coding sequence ATGGATAGAAATGATTTTTCCCATTTAGAAGATCAGATTAGGGCTACGGTAGAAAATGCTGCAAGATATGTAGAGTTCGCTAAAGTAAGGGTAAATAATACAGCAGAAGATACTCTAAACGAAGTGATATCAAAATTTAAGAATACATCTGATTATTTTGAGAGAAAAGTTCAAGAAAATATTTCTCAATATAATTATTCTAAGAATAGAAATGATGCTATAAGGGTAAAGGATAATGTTACTAATATGTATATAGCAAAAAAGCCAGCAGGTAGAGTTTCAGGAATAGTTCTTAATGTAATTGGAACTATAGGAACTATAGGATTTGCTATACCATTAGTGATATGTTCTATAATTAAGATATCAAGTGAATATGCATTAGTAGGTATGAATATAGCAATATATATATTAGCATTATTTTTTATACTTAGTATTTCTTTATCTTATAAGGGAGCTAGTTTAAGAAATAGGGTAAAACGATTTAGAAAATACGTGAGATGTCTTTCAGGAAGAAATTATTGTAGGATAGATGAATTAGCCAGCTCTGTTGCTAAGAATAATAGTTTTGTAATTAAAGATTTAAAAAAAATGATAAGATTAGATATGTTTAGGGAAGGTCATATTGACGATGAAAAGAGTTACTTTATGTTAAGTAATAAAGTTTATGAAGAATATCTTAATTCAAAAGAATCTTATAAAAGAAGAAAAGCAGAAGAGGAAAATAAAGATAAAAACGTTGATAAAGATGATGACAGTGAGAAAAGTGATATTGAATTGATAAGTGAAATGAGAGAAAAGTATATTTCTGAAATAAAGTATGCTAATGATGTTATCGAAGAAAAAGAAATCTCTATGAAACTAGATAGGCTTGAAAGAATTGTAGATGAAATTTTTAAGCAAGTAGAAAAAAATCCAGAAAAATTATCTGAAGTTAGAAAATTTACAAATCACTATCTACCAATGACTTTAAAGTTGGTTAATTCTTATAAAGAGTTAAATAATCAATACATTGAAGGAGATAATGTAAAGAAAGCTAAAATAGAAATAGAAAAAAGTATAGATTTAATAAATGGTGCTTTTGCCAATTTATTAGATGATTTGTTTGAGGATGTTGTTTTAGATATATCTTCGGATATTGAAGTATTAAAGACATTATTTACTCAAGAAGGATTGACAGAAGATGATTTTATAAAAGATGATAATGACAATAATGGAGGAATGTAG
- a CDS encoding toxic anion resistance protein — MSNNFDEEINITPSLSFDAVEEINEVKKLQEEKPKEANEEEILTVEEKKMVDDFVEKIDLTNSNSILQYGVGAQKKIADFSETALNNVKTKDLGAIGEMLSNVVVELKNFENTEEKKGFLGIFKKPAQKFEDMKVKYTKVEGNINNICTALEKHQIQLLKDISMLDKMYEINKVYFKELTMYILAGKKKLDRVRNEDLAKLAEKARLSGRTEDAQETNDLAALCDRFEKKIHDLELTKMISLQMAPQIRLIQNNDTLMSEKIQSTIVNTIPLWKSQIVLALGVEHSANAVKVQNEVTNMTNELLRKNAETLKMSTIETAKASERGIVDIETLRQTNESLISTLDEVMRIQAEGREKRKAAEEELHNIEEQLKSKLLTLRK; from the coding sequence ATGAGTAATAACTTTGATGAAGAAATAAATATCACCCCAAGTTTATCTTTTGATGCTGTTGAAGAAATTAATGAAGTAAAAAAGCTTCAGGAAGAAAAGCCAAAGGAAGCTAATGAAGAAGAGATATTAACTGTTGAGGAAAAGAAAATGGTGGATGATTTTGTTGAAAAGATTGATTTAACAAACTCTAATTCTATTTTGCAGTATGGTGTAGGAGCTCAAAAGAAGATAGCTGATTTTTCAGAAACAGCACTAAATAATGTTAAAACTAAAGATTTAGGTGCTATTGGTGAAATGCTTTCAAATGTAGTAGTAGAACTTAAGAATTTTGAAAATACAGAAGAAAAGAAAGGTTTTCTAGGTATATTTAAAAAACCAGCGCAAAAATTTGAAGATATGAAGGTTAAATATACAAAGGTTGAAGGTAATATAAATAATATATGTACAGCTCTTGAGAAACATCAGATACAGCTATTAAAAGATATATCGATGTTAGATAAAATGTATGAAATAAATAAAGTATATTTTAAAGAATTAACTATGTATATTTTAGCTGGTAAAAAGAAGCTCGATAGGGTAAGAAATGAGGATTTGGCAAAACTTGCAGAGAAGGCTAGATTAAGTGGGCGTACAGAAGATGCTCAGGAAACTAATGATCTTGCAGCTTTATGTGACAGATTTGAAAAGAAAATTCATGATTTAGAATTAACAAAAATGATTTCACTTCAGATGGCTCCACAAATTCGTTTAATTCAAAATAATGATACTTTAATGTCTGAGAAAATACAATCTACTATTGTAAATACGATACCTCTTTGGAAAAGCCAAATAGTTTTAGCACTAGGTGTAGAGCATTCAGCTAATGCTGTTAAAGTGCAAAATGAAGTCACTAATATGACTAATGAACTTTTAAGAAAAAATGCAGAAACATTAAAAATGTCAACAATAGAAACAGCAAAGGCTTCTGAACGAGGCATTGTTGATATAGAAACTTTACGTCAAACTAATGAATCATTAATTTCTACTCTTGATGAAGTTATGCGTATACAAGCTGAAGGCCGTGAAAAGCGTAAAGCAGCAGAAGAAGAGTTGCATAATATCGAAGAACAATTAAAAAGTAAATTGTTAACATTAAGAAAATAA
- a CDS encoding phasin family protein produces the protein MNNNMFSDGLKNILLVGIGAMATTTEKCKEIIDELVKKGEVTVEQGKVLNEELKRSIKEKKNEISDEKISEVLSEIKKMSPEEVEKLKNKLNSI, from the coding sequence ATGAATAATAATATGTTTAGTGATGGGTTAAAAAATATACTTTTAGTTGGAATCGGTGCTATGGCAACTACTACAGAGAAGTGTAAAGAGATCATTGATGAGCTTGTAAAAAAGGGAGAAGTTACTGTAGAGCAAGGGAAAGTTTTAAATGAAGAATTAAAAAGAAGTATCAAAGAGAAGAAAAATGAAATATCTGATGAAAAAATTTCTGAAGTGTTAAGTGAAATAAAAAAGATGAGTCCTGAAGAAGTAGAAAAACTAAAAAATAAATTAAATTCTATATAA
- a CDS encoding ABC1 kinase family protein: protein MKNNKKRLKEIISVLKKYKITKGITPEKCRKIVEELGPTFIKIGQIMSMRTDILPQDYCEELKKLQSNVAPMNYDTVKSIIEETYDMPIDMIFKKFDPIPIGSASIAQVHKAILKDGRLVVAKIQRKDIYESMYRDINLLKKALSMTNLSKLMGNVIDFNMVLDEMWEVALQEMDFLIEASNMEKFKRNNKDILYVSCPYIEKEYTNSKILVMEYIDGIRIDNIEHLKEEGYDLSEIGIKLANNYIKQLLEDGFFHADPHPGNIWIRGRKIYWIDLGMVGTLSTYDKEMLMKVVEAFVEKDINKIKSVLLIIGRPKSGVNEEKLYNDLESIVNKYSNMPMREINLTVILEEFMAIAKEHSITMPKGISLFTRGLLTIQGVMAMLSPDIDLIEILTNFLNNNFIKSIDVKKEILSIGKEILYSSKKSISIVSELSNLINMTIKGQSKINLKIIRLEESLNYIDKMVNKIIVAVITAGLLIGSSLICTTNMKIKIFDIPLLGFLGFLVALILGGILIVDIVKK, encoded by the coding sequence ATGAAGAATAATAAGAAGCGTCTAAAAGAGATAATATCAGTATTAAAAAAATACAAAATAACAAAAGGAATTACTCCGGAAAAATGTAGAAAGATAGTTGAAGAATTAGGACCAACTTTTATTAAGATAGGTCAAATAATGTCCATGAGAACAGATATACTACCACAAGATTACTGTGAGGAACTAAAAAAATTACAGTCAAATGTTGCACCTATGAATTACGATACAGTAAAAAGTATAATAGAAGAAACTTATGATATGCCTATTGATATGATTTTTAAAAAGTTTGATCCTATACCAATAGGCTCGGCTTCTATTGCTCAAGTTCATAAGGCTATATTAAAAGATGGAAGATTAGTAGTGGCGAAGATACAAAGAAAAGATATTTATGAGAGTATGTATAGAGATATTAACTTATTAAAAAAAGCTCTTTCAATGACAAATTTATCTAAATTAATGGGTAATGTTATAGATTTTAATATGGTCTTGGATGAGATGTGGGAAGTAGCATTACAAGAAATGGATTTTCTTATTGAAGCTAGTAATATGGAAAAATTCAAAAGAAATAATAAGGATATACTGTATGTAAGTTGTCCGTATATAGAAAAAGAATATACAAACTCTAAAATATTGGTTATGGAATATATTGATGGTATAAGGATAGATAATATAGAACATCTAAAAGAAGAGGGATATGATTTATCAGAAATAGGGATTAAGCTAGCAAACAATTATATAAAGCAATTATTAGAAGACGGATTTTTTCATGCTGATCCTCATCCGGGGAATATATGGATAAGAGGTAGGAAAATTTACTGGATTGATTTAGGGATGGTAGGAACATTATCTACTTATGATAAAGAAATGTTAATGAAGGTTGTTGAAGCTTTTGTTGAAAAAGATATTAATAAAATAAAATCAGTATTATTAATAATAGGTAGGCCTAAGAGTGGTGTTAATGAAGAAAAATTATACAATGACTTGGAGAGTATAGTAAATAAATATAGTAATATGCCTATGAGAGAAATAAATTTAACAGTAATTTTAGAAGAATTTATGGCTATAGCTAAGGAACATAGCATCACTATGCCAAAAGGAATTTCTCTGTTTACTAGAGGATTATTAACAATACAGGGTGTTATGGCAATGCTAAGTCCTGATATTGACTTGATTGAGATATTAACTAATTTTCTAAATAATAATTTTATAAAATCTATAGATGTAAAAAAAGAAATTTTATCTATAGGTAAGGAAATATTATATTCTAGTAAGAAATCTATTTCTATTGTCAGTGAACTTTCAAATTTAATTAATATGACTATTAAAGGACAAAGTAAGATAAATTTAAAAATTATAAGGTTGGAGGAATCACTGAATTACATTGATAAGATGGTAAATAAAATAATAGTAGCTGTGATTACTGCAGGGTTGCTTATTGGATCTAGCTTAATTTGTACTACGAATATGAAAATAAAGATATTTGATATACCACTACTTGGATTTTTAGGGTTTCTCGTAGCGCTTATATTAGGTGGAATACTTATTGTAGATATTGTTAAAAAGTAA
- a CDS encoding PTS transporter subunit EIIC, whose translation MNYSKTADEILRFLGGENNIIELTHCMTRLRVKVKDSHKVNKDRLSKIEGVITIVESMGQIQIVIGNKVVKVYEEIAMNIPNSDKVINDNKTNDKVWNKVLSTIAGIFTPIIPAIAGSGMIKGILSVVAMYYSNKHGIDIKEMDTYIILNALADAIFYFMPIMLGYTSAKMFKTNEIIAMVIGATLCYPAFVSFMTGDSEVSLFGLTLTKASYTSSVIPIIIAVWVLSYVEKYLKKFIPEVVKIIMVPTLSLLIILPATLFLFGPIGIYIGNSINFLYKFIYEFSPGLCGAFIGGLWCVLVIFGAHRALVPIGINDVAKTGRQNILAFAGAANFSQAGAALGVFFKTKNKDLKTISMSATITALFGITEPAIYGANLRLKKPMICAVICGAIGGAIMGIGGAFGNAFANQGILTIPVYAEVGLRGFISYLIGISIAFFGSAILTYIVGFEDIPSRGMKGEE comes from the coding sequence ATGAATTATTCAAAAACTGCAGATGAGATCCTAAGGTTTTTAGGAGGAGAGAATAATATTATAGAATTGACTCATTGTATGACAAGGTTAAGAGTTAAGGTAAAAGATTCTCATAAAGTTAACAAGGATAGACTTTCTAAAATAGAAGGTGTTATTACTATAGTTGAAAGTATGGGACAAATTCAGATTGTTATAGGTAATAAAGTGGTAAAAGTTTATGAAGAGATAGCTATGAATATTCCTAACAGTGATAAAGTTATAAATGATAATAAAACTAATGACAAAGTATGGAACAAGGTATTATCTACTATAGCAGGAATATTTACACCTATAATTCCTGCTATAGCTGGTTCTGGTATGATAAAAGGAATATTATCTGTTGTAGCAATGTATTATAGCAATAAGCATGGAATAGATATAAAAGAAATGGATACATATATTATTTTAAATGCATTAGCAGATGCTATATTTTATTTCATGCCTATTATGCTAGGATATACTTCAGCTAAAATGTTTAAAACAAATGAAATAATTGCAATGGTTATAGGGGCAACACTTTGTTATCCTGCTTTTGTGAGTTTTATGACTGGAGATAGTGAAGTATCTTTATTTGGACTTACTTTAACAAAGGCTTCATATACTTCTTCAGTAATTCCTATTATTATAGCAGTATGGGTTCTTTCTTATGTTGAGAAATATCTTAAAAAGTTTATTCCAGAAGTAGTAAAAATAATAATGGTACCAACATTATCTTTATTAATTATACTTCCAGCTACATTATTTTTATTTGGGCCTATTGGAATTTATATTGGTAATTCTATTAATTTCTTATATAAATTTATATATGAGTTTAGCCCTGGATTATGTGGTGCATTTATTGGCGGATTATGGTGTGTATTAGTTATTTTTGGAGCACATAGAGCTCTTGTACCTATTGGTATAAATGATGTGGCGAAAACTGGTAGACAAAACATACTAGCTTTTGCAGGAGCAGCTAATTTTTCTCAAGCAGGAGCAGCTTTAGGTGTATTTTTTAAAACAAAAAATAAAGATTTAAAAACTATATCGATGTCAGCAACTATTACTGCATTATTTGGTATTACAGAGCCGGCAATTTATGGTGCAAACTTAAGATTGAAAAAGCCTATGATATGTGCTGTAATATGTGGTGCAATTGGAGGAGCGATAATGGGTATAGGAGGAGCTTTTGGTAATGCTTTTGCAAATCAAGGAATTTTAACAATTCCAGTTTATGCTGAAGTAGGTTTAAGAGGATTTATAAGTTATTTAATTGGAATTAGTATTGCATTTTTTGGATCAGCTATATTGACATATATAGTAGGGTTTGAAGATATACCAAGTAGAGGCATGAAAGGAGAAGAATAA